A window of Fusarium falciforme chromosome 1, complete sequence genomic DNA:
CTCCGGCGGAAGGACATTGTCGAGATCGACCTTCTGCTCGACGTGCCGGATAAGCAGAATGCCAGCGAGCCAGCTCCCGCCAATGGAGCGAACGCATCCAGCGATGCTgtagccagccagccacccATTGCTTCAGAGTCTCTGTTCAAATCACTGCTTCGTGCCGTGAGCTCCGTCTTTGAACCCACATATACCGACATCCCGGAGTCGGAGCCGGAGCCCGGCCCCACCATACTCCGGTGGTCGGCCTACACGGCAACCGGCGCCGGCGCCTTCCCCATGCCGCCAATCATTGACACTCCGACGTCGGCCTCGCCAAGCTACAATGCTCGCAATCCTCTCGCCAACTTTCCCTGGAGAACCGTCTTCCTCGCCGGCCATGCATGCGATGCGCCGCTGCCTGAATCCGCACCACGCCAGCATCAGATCATCGTCATGCGTCGTGGCGGCTGTTCCTTTAGTGAGAAGCTGGAGCGTGTCCCGAGTTTCTCGCCAGGGCCGAACTCGTTACAACTTGTGATTGTCGTAGACGAGGGTCCAGAGGATGACGATTCCCAAGGCTCTGATGACATGGTACGCCCGCTTCTGACAGTGGGGCAGTTGACGCCCAAGGGCATGGAACGGCTTAGCGGTATTCCCATGGTTCTCATGCGTGGTGCCAGGGGTGATTATGGGCGGTTTGGCGAGGCAAAGGGCGTGGGAATGCGCCGGAAGTATGTGGTTGAGAGTCAAGGAATGTTGATTGAAAACGCCATTGTGATATAAACCAGATTATGCATGTCTCGGCGTTTGTCTTGAGGTGGCTTTTATGTAGCGAGTGGTAACACGAGCATTTTCCGGTAGCGTGGGTACGAATAGATATCGTAGAATTGAATTGTTGACTCAGACGTAAGACATTGTGTGCGATCTGGTGGAGAAGGGTTAAACCAACAAATGGAGTAAGTGACGGTCTTCAAAGCGAATATTCAGATGGATCGAACCGAATTCGATCCTCATGACAAGAAACATTGCAATCATTTCGTAATTAGATCGAGATCTTATGGTTATATCAACGTACCCTCCGAATCCCCTTTCTATATGCGCGAGCCCGAAAGACTTTTATTGTTGAAAATAATACCCTCCACAAAAACGCCAACCAGTGTAAGATCTCAACAGGTAGGAAAATGCTGTAAAGTTTGGCCAGAGCCACGACAGACGATTCAAGTTCAGAAACAAAAAAGATGACAAAGGACTCGAAACTTCTAGCAGAATCCCCATGCCCGCGTCGCCGCGGGGCAAGCATTATGAGTTCGTCGACGTCGATCTATGGCCCGGAATCGAATATTCGCTGGAAATGGgatcgaagaagaggaagcaggGTATCCACCACCTAAGCGTCTTCGAGGAGAATCTGAGTGGGGATGTTGCCGAGCTTATCTCGGCCGTTGAGGCCGGGAATCTGGAGAATAAACAAGTATCCTACAACCTCGCCCTTGAGCTGGTGAACGAGGTCGGCCGCAGCCTTCGCGGAACCACCTAGAGAGCACGTCAATCTGGGTCCGGGAAACGCTATGCATGATGCGATAGTGAGCGGATTGACTCACCCGTGGCAATGATATCGTCAACAACGAGGACCTTCTGGCCCTCGCGAACGGCGTCTTCCTGCATCTGGAAGAAATCCGTGCCATACTCCTTGCCGTACTCGGCAGTGACACAGGGTCCAGGgagcttgcccttcttgcgAACGGCGGCAAAGGGAACGCCGAGGCGGAGGGCGAGGCCGGGACCGAAGAGGAAGCCGCgggcatcaaggccgacgATAACGTCAGGCTTGGCCTGGAAAGACTCGGTGACCTGGAGCTCGAGGGCGTTGACGAGAGTGGCATGGGCGGTTGGGTCGGCGAAGAGGGGCATAATATCGACGAAGTTAATACCCGGAATAGGGAAGTCGGGGAAGCTGCGCAGAGTCTGGCGCAGGCTTATCTTTGCACCGGCGAGTTCGGCGGaacgggaggaggaggaggagggctgtCGTCCCGAGGCATCTTggctggcggcggcggtagaCGTGGTGATGTTTGTCACGGAGGATGGAGTGGTGGAGGAGACTGGCTCTTGGGCGCTCATTGtggagagaggaagaagagaagaggaaggaagaggagggggggagaagaaggagtgaaggagggaggggaggaagggaaaaggaaggaaggggagagagagagaagagacgaGGGATACAGGTTGGGAAAGGGCGAGCGGAGGCCGGTTGCCAGGCACAAGGAAGAGGGAGTGTGGTTTGGTTTTTGGTCGGTGGTCGGAAGAAGGACTGAGCAGACGGGAGGAAAGTACGAACAAGGTACGTGCTCCGTATCCGCAAGGTACTTGGTCGAGATTTCGTACCTGACGGGCAGCAGATGTAGCAGGCAGGTACAATTCGAAAGCAGCAGGCAGCCCGGACAAGTCAACGCCGGGGCAGGGAAGGGGAAGGTACGACGGACGGACAGGCAATGGCGACGGGATGAGGAAGGAGGGGTGCAGGACCGCAGGTGGTGCTTGGGCGTGCGAGGTTTGGTGGGGGAATGGCAGGAGCGATTGAGCGATTGGGAgcgagggggaggggaaacCCGACAGGGAAGTGCAGCGAGGCTACCAGGGGTGTAATGGGAAGCTgcaaggtggaggagggggaaaaTTTTTTGGGCTCGacaacttttttttccttccttTTTCCACCTTTTTCCCTGGACTGGGGACGTCGGCAGCGATGAATTTACGGGACAGATTGGATGCGGCTGGTTGGAGGGCGGTGGGCAATGACCGTCTTGTGGTCAATGCTAGCACGCTCCAGGCAGCCCCAGCAGTGCCTAAGACTCTGTCTGGTCTCGCTCGACTGCATCCCGATGGGGAAGTACTTTGCTAGGTACATGGGCAGGTACTTTACTAATAACTCATACTTTACTATCTTATTACTGGAGCTTGGTTCACCAGCGCCAGCGGATAAGCATGGAGCGCATCGATCAAGGAACAAGACTGATGAGAATTCCAGAGAGTCGGTGTGGACGTAGCGGTATGGGAGCGTTGTTGAGGTTGCATGCTGGAGGATAGACGGAAGCTTCCAAGGTACTCTTCTCCGTGTAAGATTACTCTGGTTGTTTGCATCGGAGACTATCCGGGTCACCAACACAAGGGACTACGTGGAAAAGGTGtaacttggccttgttcgTGTGTCGTACAACTGCGGATATATCGGTAACACAGAACAACCGTCTTGCATGGCTTGGTGAGCACCTGCTACTACCCCGTGCGTGAATGAATGCCTAGCATGAAGGGTGCCATGGAGTCCAAGCACTGGGGTCATATCACACACCTAGCGAGAGACAGTGGTTGCGTCCACAAACCGTGACAGTGGCAGCAAATGCAGCGCGTTGTGCAATAGATCAGAAGCGAACCACATCATGGCCGACGGAACCTCCAGCTAACTACCCTTGTAAACAAAGACGGCAGTCGACTTGACGACGGTTCTGATCTGTCAAACGCCATTTCTTACCCACAGTCACTGCATGCTGCTCCCTTTGGGGCGGCTTGCATCTGGTTTCTCCCATCACTTGCCTGCCCGCCTTTGGGATATGCCAATATTAGATCCATTGCTATGTAAGCTCCAAGTTGACCCCCTAGGAAATTCTCCCATTGGGTCCGGCCCCGTCCTGGGCCCGACATCGATCGACCCACGGATGAAGTAATGGCGTTTTCACACAGGCCAATACTGGATGCCGTGACGAATTTCACATACGTGCCCGGCTCGTATCGTAAACGTGTGCTTGTTTGGTTTGGCTTGGGGTCAagatgccatccatccattccatGAATGCATGATGGCGAGAGGGAGCAGCGGGTTCGGCATCAGCCCGGAGGCAGCGAATGAATGGCGCACGGCGCGAGTCGGGTGCGTGAGCCGTGAGACGCCGTGAGACCCCGGGCTGGCCTCCGGCGCTACTCCGTGCGTCTGGCCTGCGTACCGTCAAGGTATACTGATCGCGGGACCAGCCCCAGCCCGGCGCAGCACTCAACCGCCACCAAATGGACCCCGTTGGGTTTTGGTTGGTCTTTGTTTTTTCCTTCTATCCTTCTATTTCGAAAAATTTTCCCACATGTGCACGTCGATAATTAACTAAGGGACTGTGTCATTCTCATCCCGTTACCCCCTAATTACCCCAGCGCCGCCGCCGGCTACTGGGTTTCCGGTCCTGGGTCTGTCTATTAATATCTGTAGGGACCTATCTATGCAACTGCAAGATCCAATGATGTTTCCAAAGGGTGGTATCTGGGAGGGTCTTCACCCGTGTTCAAGCAGGGCACACGTGCGCTGGTCTCGAGTGTCAGATTGCTCTTTGGACATGATACACGTATCAAGACACAACGCCCTCGTCCTGGTGCTGAGCAAAATTACTGCCCTCCCGCCGTGAGCAAGGTGGATGCTCAAAGGGGCGCTAGAATTCTTCGCTATGGATTTGCCGGAGCGGATACACGTTAGCCAGCGGCGggccatggatggacggcGAGATGGAGATTGCCCATGACTCTGGCCCAATCCCAACCCCAAACGTGCCCTACCCCTGGCCTGGGAAACAAACTGGGATCTTTGTGATGGGATTCAGGTGCTCCGGTCGATTTGGGCCTCGCTATTTTATTTCCTCAGCAGcccatcaaggccatgcgATCGCCATGCTCCCCTGGCGTGTGTGCCTGGTTCCCTATCCCCGGGTTCCCGGTTCAATCTACCAGGGCGGCACAGCCACACGGGCATGCACGGCGAGAGCTCGGGGAGAGCTCGAAATACCTAGACGAGAGCAGCCGGCTCATGGGAGAAGCCAGGCGTAAAGGGGGAGCGAGGCCGATGAGGCACGACTCGGGGTGAGATAGGTATCCATGCAAGGGCGTGCCGTAGTATGCCAGCTCCCAAGCCCGGCGGATCACCAGCCAGCCATGATATGAGGTACGATTCAAGAGCGTCGGTGCTCTGCTGCTGTTCAGAATGGATACTTGGCTGGTACTTGGCGCTTATAGTCCCATGTCTGGCATCCATGGCCGCAGCCAGCTCCCCACTTCACAGCTTGGTGGCCATGGCTGAGCTTGACATTTCACCATCATCCATTACGACTTCTCACTCGAAATGACGACGTCGTACATATCCAAGCAAGGCAGCGTCAATGACAAATTCTCTCGGCTTCCTTGGGGGAGTGTGAAATGGACAAAATCCCTGGTGCCGGAGAAGGAGTCGAAAAAGGCCAGGGATTAATATCAGAGCGAAACGGTGAACTGCCTCTTTGGGAAACGTCTTTGAAGAGCCGGAGGGAGACTCGACGATGGAACATACCAACCTCAGGACCTGGGCAattttc
This region includes:
- a CDS encoding Adenine phosphoribosyltransferase; protein product: MSAQEPVSSTTPSSVTNITTSTAAASQDASGRQPSSSSSRSAELAGAKISLRQTLRSFPDFPIPGINFVDIMPLFADPTAHATLVNALELQVTESFQAKPDVIVGLDARGFLFGPGLALRLGVPFAAVRKKGKLPGPCVTAEYGKEYGTDFFQMQEDAVREGQKVLVVDDIIATGGSAKAAADLVHQLKGEVVGYLFILQIPGLNGRDKLGNIPTQILLEDA